One part of the Georgfuchsia toluolica genome encodes these proteins:
- a CDS encoding glutathione S-transferase N-terminal domain-containing protein yields the protein MDSAATPNVGGAIEISAFYAHAREWVREPSTIQGQKAEGMGNTIKGVSSLLPFLTRLARGTLVKGHRKLPVASLELYEAEFCPHCRYVREALTELDLDAMIHPIPKDGNHFLELVIGMNGKGRVQIVWMPPRGIHTSASIDPHGDRTSMSSA from the coding sequence ATGGACTCGGCAGCTACCCCCAACGTCGGGGGGGCAATAGAGATTTCAGCGTTTTATGCTCATGCCAGAGAATGGGTTCGCGAACCATCGACCATTCAGGGACAAAAGGCTGAGGGTATGGGTAATACGATTAAGGGTGTCAGCTCATTACTGCCTTTCCTGACACGATTGGCGAGGGGAACCCTTGTCAAGGGGCACCGCAAGTTGCCAGTAGCTTCTCTAGAACTTTACGAAGCTGAATTCTGCCCTCATTGCCGGTACGTACGTGAAGCGCTTACCGAACTGGACCTTGACGCAATGATCCATCCGATCCCCAAGGACGGCAACCACTTCCTGGAGTTAGTCATCGGAATGAACGGAAAAGGACGTGTTCAGATCGTATGGATGCCTCCGCGAGGCATCCATACAAGTGCTTCCATAGATCCGCATGGCGACAGAACCTCTATGAGCTCCGCGTAG
- a CDS encoding rhodanese-like domain-containing protein, giving the protein MEHLTPKETAQFLHANPKALFIDCRSEMEFRFVGHPTGAHHISWNDGPGWEINPHFVDEVIRLAGNTLDQPVVLICRTGDRSVDAGKALEACGFSRVFTVLHGFEGDLGNNQQRGNVNGWRCDGLPWEISACQNCVS; this is encoded by the coding sequence ATGGAACATCTTACCCCCAAAGAAACGGCGCAATTCCTGCACGCCAACCCGAAGGCACTGTTCATCGACTGCCGCAGCGAGATGGAGTTCCGCTTTGTCGGTCACCCCACAGGTGCGCATCACATCTCCTGGAACGACGGTCCGGGCTGGGAAATCAATCCGCATTTTGTCGACGAGGTAATCAGACTTGCCGGCAATACCCTCGACCAACCAGTGGTACTGATTTGCCGCACTGGCGACCGCTCGGTGGATGCCGGCAAGGCTCTTGAGGCCTGCGGTTTTTCACGCGTCTTCACGGTGCTGCACGGCTTCGAGGGTGATCTCGGCAACAACCAGCAACGCGGCAATGTCAATGGCTGGCGCTGCGACGGTTTGCCGTGGGAAATCAGCGCCTGCCAGAATTGTGTTTCCTAG
- a CDS encoding DUF1302 domain-containing protein, whose amino-acid sequence MMITRTRTRSITARTIRCSVIGAAVGAALSGQAIAFEIDTNNPDVQMRWDNTLRYNWAQRVGHRDKKIAAAPNFDEGNYLFDKGDTVSSRLDVLSELDFVYKKNMGFRVSAALWYDDAYGDKGKSNPAIANPSYINNEFSPFVKRYYHGPSGEFLDAFAFTNFNAGDVPIKLKVGQHTVTWGEGLFLGGAMHGVSYSQAPLDLQKGFATPGVEAKELFRPLDQISAQAQITDKLSIAAEYFLDWQPFRYPEGGTFLGPVDFAFNGPDRVVVAQLPNIAPLGPYAGALIGAKRGNAATPERSGEYGLAARWSPEMLDGTMGFYYRRFADKMPQLLLTNIALTPAAFPASISNLPLVTGSTYNLIYADHIDLYGISLAKNIAGVSFGAELSYRRNTPLTSKVLGVALGLPSKGDTKGPRGDTYHGLVNALGTIASTPLFDAAIWATELTWSRWNKVRSGANLFNAVGFAGCSTLTGAPLGKDSGCATKNYVGIAAAFTPTWYQVMPGYDLSMPLTYSVGLNGNAATTFGGNDGLGSFSVGLGLDIRLKYKVDLKYSGYMGNYQTNAAGTQVVSQNGFTTLLKDRDFLSLTFKTSF is encoded by the coding sequence ATGATGATTACGAGGACGAGGACGAGATCAATCACTGCCAGAACGATACGTTGCTCTGTCATTGGCGCAGCGGTCGGTGCAGCGTTGAGCGGCCAAGCAATAGCATTCGAGATCGACACCAACAATCCGGATGTACAGATGCGTTGGGACAACACATTGCGCTACAACTGGGCGCAGCGTGTTGGTCACCGCGACAAGAAGATCGCAGCTGCCCCCAACTTTGACGAAGGTAATTATCTCTTTGATAAAGGAGACACCGTCTCCAGCCGCCTGGACGTATTGTCCGAACTGGATTTTGTCTACAAGAAAAACATGGGCTTTCGTGTCAGTGCAGCGCTCTGGTATGACGATGCCTATGGCGACAAAGGCAAGTCGAATCCGGCGATTGCCAATCCCAGTTATATCAACAATGAATTCAGTCCTTTCGTAAAACGTTACTACCATGGGCCTTCCGGGGAGTTCCTCGACGCATTCGCGTTCACCAACTTTAATGCCGGTGACGTACCCATCAAGCTGAAAGTCGGACAGCATACGGTGACCTGGGGTGAAGGTTTGTTCCTCGGAGGTGCGATGCACGGTGTCTCCTACTCCCAAGCGCCGCTGGATTTGCAGAAAGGCTTTGCTACCCCGGGAGTGGAAGCCAAGGAACTGTTCCGACCGCTCGACCAGATTTCTGCTCAGGCCCAGATCACCGACAAACTGTCGATTGCAGCGGAGTACTTTCTCGATTGGCAGCCATTTCGCTACCCCGAAGGGGGAACCTTTCTGGGACCGGTGGATTTCGCTTTCAACGGGCCTGATCGCGTGGTTGTGGCGCAACTTCCCAACATAGCGCCTCTCGGCCCATATGCCGGTGCCTTGATCGGCGCGAAACGGGGCAATGCCGCAACCCCGGAAAGGAGTGGCGAATATGGTCTTGCAGCACGGTGGTCGCCCGAGATGCTCGACGGCACAATGGGCTTCTACTATCGTCGCTTTGCCGACAAGATGCCGCAGCTGCTTTTGACAAACATCGCGCTGACGCCGGCAGCATTTCCAGCGTCCATCAGTAATCTGCCGCTGGTCACGGGTAGCACCTACAATCTTATCTATGCCGACCATATCGACTTGTATGGCATTAGTCTGGCAAAGAATATCGCCGGTGTCAGTTTCGGCGCCGAGTTGTCCTATCGGAGGAATACGCCACTGACCTCGAAGGTTCTCGGCGTCGCCCTGGGACTCCCCTCCAAAGGCGACACCAAGGGGCCGCGCGGAGATACCTATCACGGACTTGTCAACGCCCTCGGCACGATAGCGAGCACACCCTTGTTCGACGCCGCCATCTGGGCAACTGAACTGACATGGAGCCGCTGGAACAAAGTGCGCAGCGGTGCCAACCTGTTCAATGCGGTCGGCTTTGCCGGCTGCTCCACATTGACCGGTGCACCGCTTGGCAAAGATAGCGGATGCGCAACAAAGAACTATGTCGGCATAGCCGCTGCGTTCACCCCGACCTGGTATCAGGTCATGCCCGGTTATGACCTGTCGATGCCCCTGACCTACTCCGTTGGCCTGAATGGTAACGCTGCCACGACTTTTGGCGGAAACGATGGCCTAGGCAGCTTTAGCGTCGGTCTGGGTCTTGATATCCGGCTGAAGTACAAGGTTGATCTTAAGTACAGCGGATATATGGGTAACTACCAGACAAATGCCGCCGGCACTCAGGTAGTCTCGCAAAACGGGTTTACCACATTGCTCAAGGATCGCGATTTCCTTAGTCTGACCTTCAAAACATCCTTTTGA
- a CDS encoding DUF1329 domain-containing protein codes for MNIKKTVIALMLTTALSGGLAQAAVSADEAKQLGTTLTAIGAEKGASKDGSIPAYTGGNITVPAGFKEGAGLRPDPFANEKPVLVIDRKNMASYVARLTEGAKALLTKYPSYRLEVYPTHRSVAFPKFVTDNTVKCAVTAKTTNGGRSMEGCHAGFPFPIPKDGFEAMWNHLLRFNGVAYEVNYSNWNVDASGRAALSTKGTIVQEYPYWNMATTETGIYYKQRINYTGPARRAGEAILWIDPLNFAEKDRRAWQYLPGQRRVRVAPDLAFDTPNPGTGGASTFDEIFLFNGSMDRFNFKLMGKKEMYVPYNDYRMAYFSTSADLAKPNHLNPDLVRWELHRVWVVEATLREGKRHVYSKRVFYLDEDSWAAIASDQYDARGQLFRSGFAYATPSYEVPAPWSDMHSIYDLISGSYSLTGFTAETGGLRYTKPLPLSDWTPDSLAGGGLR; via the coding sequence ATGAATATTAAAAAAACGGTTATTGCCCTAATGCTGACAACAGCGTTAAGTGGTGGTCTTGCCCAGGCGGCTGTTTCGGCTGACGAAGCGAAACAGCTTGGGACTACCCTGACTGCCATTGGAGCCGAGAAGGGCGCCAGCAAGGATGGCTCCATTCCTGCCTACACCGGTGGCAATATCACGGTGCCTGCCGGCTTCAAGGAAGGTGCCGGTCTGCGCCCCGATCCTTTTGCCAACGAAAAGCCGGTGCTGGTGATCGACAGGAAAAATATGGCCTCCTATGTGGCCAGGTTGACTGAGGGAGCCAAGGCGCTGCTCACCAAATATCCAAGCTATCGCCTTGAAGTGTATCCGACCCATCGCAGCGTAGCCTTCCCGAAGTTCGTTACCGATAACACGGTGAAATGCGCGGTGACCGCCAAGACCACCAATGGGGGGCGGTCGATGGAAGGCTGTCATGCCGGTTTCCCTTTCCCGATACCAAAGGACGGCTTCGAGGCAATGTGGAACCACCTGCTGCGCTTCAATGGCGTCGCCTACGAGGTGAACTACAGTAACTGGAACGTCGACGCTTCGGGCAGGGCGGCGTTGTCAACCAAGGGCACCATTGTCCAGGAATATCCCTACTGGAACATGGCTACGACCGAGACTGGCATCTACTATAAGCAGCGCATCAACTACACGGGCCCGGCGCGCCGGGCTGGCGAGGCCATCCTGTGGATTGATCCGCTGAACTTCGCCGAGAAGGATCGTCGCGCTTGGCAGTATCTGCCCGGCCAGCGCCGGGTCAGGGTTGCTCCGGATCTGGCTTTCGATACGCCAAACCCGGGTACGGGTGGCGCCAGCACTTTCGACGAAATATTCCTCTTCAACGGTTCGATGGATCGCTTCAACTTCAAGCTGATGGGCAAGAAGGAGATGTATGTTCCATACAATGACTATCGCATGGCCTATTTTTCGACCAGTGCCGATCTCGCCAAGCCCAATCACCTGAATCCGGATCTGGTGCGCTGGGAACTGCATCGCGTCTGGGTGGTCGAAGCGACACTGCGCGAAGGCAAGCGTCATGTATATAGCAAGCGCGTGTTCTATCTCGACGAGGACAGTTGGGCGGCCATCGCCAGCGATCAGTACGACGCTCGCGGGCAGTTGTTCCGCTCGGGTTTTGCCTACGCTACGCCGAGCTATGAGGTTCCAGCTCCGTGGTCCGATATGCACAGCATCTACGACCTGATCTCCGGTTCGTATTCGTTGACGGGCTTTACCGCCGAGACCGGCGGCCTGCGCTATACCAAGCCGCTGCCGCTTAGCGACTGGACTCCGGACTCTCTCGCGGGGGGGGGGCTCCGCTGA
- a CDS encoding acyl-CoA dehydrogenase, with amino-acid sequence MTQYVAPIRDMQFALDVAGFSAIPSLPGFEDAQPDVVAAILEEAGKFAGNALAPLRRIGDIEGCQWSDAGVSTAPGWREAWEAFRDAGWPALASTPDFGGQGLPKSVSTPVGEMWQSANMAFSLMPMLAYGAAEALFCNASDELKKRYLPKMIAGIWGGTMNLTEPNAGSDLAAVRTRAEPQADGSYRIFGQKIFITYGEHDLTENIIHLVLARLPDAPAGVKGISLFVVPKVMVNKDGSLGERNDVKCISIEHKLGIHASPTCVMSFGDAGGAVGDLVGQTNRGLEYMFVMMNEARFNVGLQGIAQGEGAYQKAFAYARERIQGRDTVSGENHVPIIRHPDVSRMLLRMKVLNQAARFIAYWVATQFDYAHAHPDPEVKSRSNGFVDLLMPVVKGWSSEVGCEVTSLGVQVHGGMGFIEETGAAQYFRDARIVPIYEGTTGIQANDLIGRKLMRDGGAAFGLLIQEMSTDVTRLFDSNNDRLIALGIRLREQVALLDSASQHLLSLGKSDMAAALSVAVPFMHLAGIVCGAWQWGRAALLAAAQDNQTRDPYFAAQAALAEFYFVHVLPGASAYGETVMMADSTVADSSLLLG; translated from the coding sequence ATGACACAGTATGTTGCCCCGATTCGGGATATGCAGTTCGCTCTGGATGTTGCCGGGTTCTCGGCAATACCCTCTCTCCCCGGATTCGAGGACGCCCAGCCGGATGTGGTCGCGGCAATATTGGAAGAGGCAGGCAAGTTTGCCGGAAATGCACTGGCCCCGTTGCGCCGCATCGGCGACATCGAAGGCTGCCAGTGGAGCGATGCCGGGGTGAGCACTGCCCCAGGGTGGCGCGAGGCCTGGGAAGCGTTTCGCGACGCCGGATGGCCGGCGTTGGCAAGCACGCCGGACTTCGGCGGCCAGGGCTTGCCCAAATCCGTTTCCACGCCGGTGGGCGAGATGTGGCAAAGCGCCAACATGGCATTTTCGTTAATGCCCATGCTCGCCTACGGTGCCGCCGAGGCGCTGTTCTGCAACGCCTCCGACGAATTGAAAAAGCGCTATTTGCCCAAGATGATCGCCGGCATCTGGGGCGGCACCATGAACCTCACCGAGCCAAACGCCGGTTCTGATCTGGCGGCGGTGCGCACCCGGGCAGAACCTCAAGCGGATGGCAGCTACCGCATCTTTGGTCAGAAGATATTCATCACCTACGGCGAACACGATCTCACCGAAAACATCATTCATCTGGTGCTGGCCCGCTTGCCGGATGCTCCCGCCGGCGTGAAAGGGATATCCCTGTTTGTTGTGCCCAAGGTTATGGTGAACAAGGACGGATCCCTAGGCGAGCGTAATGATGTGAAATGCATTTCCATAGAACACAAGCTGGGCATTCATGCCAGCCCGACTTGCGTGATGTCATTCGGCGATGCCGGCGGCGCGGTCGGCGATCTGGTCGGGCAAACCAATCGCGGACTTGAGTACATGTTCGTGATGATGAACGAGGCCCGCTTCAACGTCGGCCTGCAAGGCATCGCCCAGGGCGAAGGCGCCTACCAGAAGGCGTTTGCATACGCCCGGGAACGGATTCAGGGGCGTGACACCGTCAGTGGCGAAAATCATGTCCCCATCATCCGCCACCCGGACGTTTCCCGCATGCTGCTGCGCATGAAGGTACTCAACCAGGCGGCACGCTTCATCGCCTATTGGGTGGCAACCCAATTCGATTATGCACATGCCCACCCCGACCCCGAAGTGAAATCCCGCAGCAATGGCTTCGTCGATTTGCTGATGCCGGTGGTCAAGGGCTGGAGTTCGGAAGTCGGCTGCGAAGTGACCAGCCTCGGCGTGCAGGTTCACGGGGGCATGGGCTTCATCGAGGAAACCGGCGCCGCCCAGTACTTCCGCGATGCCCGTATTGTGCCAATCTACGAAGGCACCACGGGAATCCAGGCCAACGACCTGATCGGCAGGAAACTCATGCGTGATGGAGGAGCAGCCTTCGGCCTCCTGATCCAGGAGATGTCCACCGATGTGACCCGCCTGTTCGACTCGAATAATGACCGGCTGATCGCCCTGGGTATACGCCTGCGGGAGCAGGTAGCATTGCTCGACAGCGCCAGCCAGCACCTCCTGTCCTTGGGCAAATCCGATATGGCAGCCGCCCTGTCGGTCGCCGTACCCTTCATGCACCTTGCCGGCATTGTCTGCGGGGCTTGGCAATGGGGGCGCGCAGCGCTATTGGCGGCGGCGCAAGACAACCAGACTCGGGATCCCTATTTTGCGGCACAGGCCGCGCTCGCCGAGTTCTACTTTGTCCATGTCCTGCCTGGTGCCTCTGCATACGGGGAAACGGTGATGATGGCGGATTCCACCGTCGCCGACAGCAGCCTGCTGCTGGGTTGA
- a CDS encoding LuxR C-terminal-related transcriptional regulator, which translates to MSTVPRAADNSIPELLLKTMPPRSPRHLLVRPRLGLDDEQFRDQALTIVQAPAGFGKTSLLAQWRREHLARGAAVAWISADGSEDPMRFMLSLILAVRSGCGRSNFGRGLSDGAISSLGELDGITAWLAEIAQTALQLVLVVDEAERLAPARFEGLSYLIHNAPANLRLVVAARGGLDPIFADLAAYGHCSVVGPEQLRFRSEETLSLVRGRFGNRVDADTCARLHEITEGWPLGLQIALTAMERVADPRLAVDAMFARGRGQREQLVAGLLAGFSADESDFLVRVAVADLIHPDLCVALTGRTDAAEMLARLVRDTPIFVVGDDGEWVRLHNLARDALRARFDRLPEAERKELHSRAMHWMTAHGMIEHAARHAHAAGQREAACQLAEQGLYDAVLSGQQAAVFEWLDILTPDELSRFPRLRLAAAWALALSERHEEAGRLVADIQENPDVDPDLRYECALILSGAAYYGDLPDRCVEVFAPWIDAAPPKHPRLRQMHANRLSFLALLAGDPGQARRYYQQALSRKDVDPTQAYAARVGEFAIGLSYVWEGQIKIAEDFLRPVLARTDMELGRRHPLSSMLSALLAAAVYERDELDEAVTLLANRLDVLERVGTPETALLGYRTAARIAAAQGMEHRALDLLEALHAIGVSRSLPRLCIVSFAEQARLHAGRFRAETCRMLVERMDKTIAMPSVAEKPLLFRAMEHPRLMAHAWAAIAAQDWGRAGDLLAQAAQPVEAMRLGRARIEIMGLRAIALKRTYGEGDEMLREAWNLARTYGLMRTLVDAHPLLGDAAQRIAEEDPRSRMAGVLTTARAIRPGGLGAKVPHAVPSMVLTPKEREVLELLARNMSNKEVALALDVGEETVKWHVKNLFGKLDAGTRKHAVRRAQMLGLLEGSE; encoded by the coding sequence ATGAGTACCGTGCCCCGCGCGGCTGACAATTCGATCCCGGAACTCCTGCTGAAGACCATGCCGCCGCGTTCTCCGCGCCATCTGCTGGTGCGGCCGCGGCTCGGACTGGATGACGAACAGTTCCGCGACCAGGCCTTGACCATCGTTCAGGCGCCTGCGGGATTCGGCAAGACCTCTCTGCTGGCCCAGTGGCGCCGCGAACATCTGGCCCGCGGTGCCGCGGTTGCCTGGATTTCCGCCGACGGTAGCGAAGATCCGATGCGATTCATGTTGAGCCTGATCCTGGCCGTGCGCAGTGGCTGCGGCCGGTCGAACTTTGGACGCGGGTTGTCTGACGGAGCGATTTCATCACTTGGTGAACTCGATGGAATCACTGCCTGGCTGGCAGAAATAGCTCAAACGGCGCTCCAATTGGTTCTTGTGGTTGACGAGGCTGAACGGCTGGCGCCCGCCCGTTTCGAGGGCCTTTCTTACCTGATACACAATGCGCCAGCGAATTTGCGCCTGGTGGTCGCGGCACGCGGTGGTCTCGATCCAATCTTTGCAGACTTAGCGGCCTACGGTCATTGCTCCGTGGTAGGACCTGAACAATTGCGGTTTCGTTCCGAAGAGACCCTGAGCCTGGTCCGTGGCCGTTTTGGCAACCGCGTCGATGCGGACACATGTGCGCGCCTGCACGAGATTACCGAGGGTTGGCCGCTGGGGTTACAGATAGCGCTGACAGCCATGGAACGCGTTGCCGATCCGCGCCTTGCGGTCGATGCGATGTTCGCCCGCGGTCGTGGGCAGCGTGAGCAACTGGTGGCGGGACTGCTGGCAGGGTTTTCCGCGGATGAGTCGGATTTTCTCGTTCGCGTTGCGGTCGCCGATCTGATCCATCCGGATCTCTGCGTTGCGCTGACCGGGCGCACCGACGCGGCTGAGATGCTGGCGCGTCTGGTGCGCGATACGCCGATCTTTGTCGTCGGTGATGACGGCGAATGGGTGCGCCTGCACAATCTGGCGCGGGATGCGTTGCGAGCGCGTTTCGACCGATTGCCGGAGGCGGAGCGCAAAGAACTGCACAGCCGCGCCATGCACTGGATGACGGCGCACGGAATGATCGAGCATGCCGCACGTCATGCCCATGCCGCCGGGCAGCGCGAGGCGGCCTGCCAGTTGGCGGAGCAGGGGCTCTATGACGCCGTGCTGAGTGGACAGCAGGCAGCGGTGTTCGAGTGGCTCGACATCCTGACACCGGATGAGTTGAGCCGTTTTCCGCGCCTGCGGCTTGCGGCGGCCTGGGCCCTTGCACTCAGCGAACGGCACGAGGAAGCCGGCCGACTGGTCGCCGACATCCAGGAAAACCCCGATGTCGATCCGGATCTCCGCTATGAATGTGCGCTGATCCTGAGCGGTGCAGCCTACTACGGCGACCTGCCAGATCGTTGCGTGGAAGTCTTCGCGCCCTGGATCGACGCGGCGCCACCGAAGCACCCGCGCCTTCGCCAGATGCATGCCAATCGCTTGTCGTTCCTTGCGCTGCTGGCAGGAGATCCTGGCCAGGCCCGGCGCTACTACCAGCAAGCCTTATCGCGTAAGGATGTCGATCCCACTCAGGCTTATGCCGCACGGGTGGGCGAATTCGCGATCGGGCTCAGCTATGTTTGGGAGGGACAGATCAAGATCGCCGAAGACTTTCTGCGTCCGGTACTGGCGCGTACGGACATGGAACTCGGGCGGCGGCATCCGCTTTCAAGCATGTTGTCAGCATTACTCGCGGCAGCGGTTTACGAGCGCGACGAGCTTGACGAAGCGGTCACCCTGCTGGCCAACCGCCTGGATGTGCTGGAGCGCGTCGGTACGCCGGAAACCGCACTGCTGGGTTATCGGACAGCGGCCCGAATCGCGGCGGCACAAGGAATGGAACATCGTGCGCTCGACTTGCTGGAAGCCCTGCATGCAATTGGGGTATCGCGCAGCCTGCCACGACTGTGCATCGTTAGTTTCGCTGAACAGGCGCGACTGCATGCTGGCCGTTTTCGGGCCGAGACCTGCCGGATGCTAGTCGAGCGGATGGATAAAACCATCGCCATGCCGTCGGTCGCCGAAAAGCCGTTGCTGTTTCGCGCGATGGAACACCCGCGGCTTATGGCGCATGCCTGGGCGGCAATTGCCGCGCAAGACTGGGGCCGGGCCGGCGATTTGCTGGCGCAGGCGGCGCAACCAGTGGAGGCAATGAGGCTTGGGCGGGCTCGTATCGAGATCATGGGCCTGCGCGCCATCGCCCTCAAGCGCACATATGGGGAGGGTGACGAGATGTTGCGCGAGGCATGGAATCTGGCGCGGACATACGGCCTGATGCGGACCTTGGTCGATGCCCACCCCTTGCTGGGGGACGCGGCGCAGCGCATTGCCGAGGAAGATCCCCGAAGCCGTATGGCCGGTGTGCTGACAACGGCCCGCGCCATTCGGCCGGGCGGCCTCGGCGCTAAAGTACCCCATGCCGTGCCAAGCATGGTGCTGACCCCCAAGGAACGCGAAGTGCTCGAATTGTTGGCGCGCAACATGTCCAACAAGGAAGTCGCGCTAGCGCTTGATGTTGGCGAGGAAACCGTGAAATGGCATGTGAAGAACCTGTTCGGCAAGCTTGATGCGGGGACCCGCAAGCACGCGGTTCGCCGCGCGCAGATGCTCGGCCTGCTCGAAGGCAGCGAATAG
- a CDS encoding fatty acid--CoA ligase, translated as MHDNLIVPTQSAYTYPLLIKQLLSNALSLYGEQEIVYRGERRYSYKEFRRRIGQLASALAGIGIRHGSTVAVMDWDSHRYLESYFAIPMMGATLFTVNVRLSPQQILYTLNDAEAEVVLVHADFIPLLEQIKDQLSSVRQVIVLADDQAVAANTLPLAGEYEELVGNASPDFEFKDFDENTKAATFYTTGTTGDPKGVCYSHRQIVLHALVVSTSLCSPREGQRLHREDVYMPITPMFHVIAWGIPYIAVMLGLKTVLPGRYQADLLLRLKQREKVSFSHCVPTILQMLLHGAYAKGIDLSGWKIIIGGSALSPALCKTARYSGIDVFAGYGMSETGPIASLAQFPPGYVPMDTDDDVKKRCMTGRPIPLTDFRIVDAQMRDVPRDGKTRGEIVLRAPYLTQLYFKKPEASEELWAGGYLHTQDVAVVFPDGYVQIVDRTKDVIKTGGEWVSSIEVEALIDEVPGVQESAVIGVRDETWGERPQAYVVAKPGAALAAEDIRRQLLHYVEAGRISKFAVPEADRIRFVAEIPKTSVGKIDKKLLREQEA; from the coding sequence ATGCATGACAACCTGATTGTTCCGACGCAGTCCGCCTATACCTATCCGCTGCTGATCAAGCAGCTTCTGAGCAATGCCCTGAGCCTCTACGGCGAGCAGGAGATTGTCTATCGCGGGGAACGTCGCTACAGCTACAAGGAATTCCGTCGTCGTATCGGGCAGCTGGCGTCGGCACTGGCCGGTATCGGTATCCGTCATGGCAGCACCGTTGCCGTGATGGACTGGGACAGCCATCGTTATCTGGAGAGTTATTTTGCGATCCCGATGATGGGCGCGACGCTGTTCACTGTTAATGTCCGCCTCTCGCCGCAGCAGATTCTCTATACCCTTAACGACGCCGAGGCCGAAGTTGTGCTGGTGCATGCCGACTTCATCCCGTTGCTGGAGCAGATCAAGGACCAGCTCAGTTCCGTGCGCCAGGTCATTGTCCTCGCTGACGATCAGGCAGTTGCCGCCAACACCCTGCCGCTGGCCGGCGAATACGAGGAACTGGTCGGGAACGCTTCGCCCGATTTCGAGTTCAAGGATTTCGACGAGAACACCAAGGCCGCCACCTTCTACACCACGGGGACAACCGGCGATCCCAAGGGCGTCTGCTACAGCCATCGCCAGATCGTGCTGCATGCGCTGGTGGTGTCGACCAGCCTGTGCTCGCCGCGGGAGGGGCAGCGCCTGCACCGCGAGGATGTTTATATGCCGATCACGCCGATGTTCCACGTCATAGCCTGGGGCATTCCCTACATCGCAGTGATGCTGGGTCTCAAGACCGTGCTGCCCGGACGTTATCAGGCCGACCTGCTGCTGCGCCTTAAACAGCGCGAAAAGGTCAGCTTTTCCCATTGCGTGCCGACCATCCTGCAGATGCTGCTGCATGGCGCCTATGCTAAAGGCATTGACCTGTCGGGCTGGAAGATCATCATCGGAGGCTCGGCACTGTCGCCCGCCTTATGCAAAACGGCACGCTATTCGGGGATCGATGTCTTTGCGGGCTACGGCATGTCAGAGACCGGCCCGATTGCCTCGCTCGCCCAGTTCCCGCCTGGCTACGTTCCGATGGATACAGATGATGACGTAAAAAAACGCTGCATGACCGGGCGGCCGATACCGCTGACGGACTTCCGGATCGTCGACGCGCAGATGCGGGATGTGCCGCGCGACGGCAAGACCCGTGGCGAAATCGTGCTGCGCGCGCCTTACCTGACCCAGCTTTATTTCAAAAAGCCGGAAGCTTCCGAAGAACTATGGGCAGGTGGCTACCTGCATACGCAGGATGTCGCAGTGGTGTTTCCCGATGGCTACGTGCAGATCGTTGACCGCACCAAGGACGTGATCAAGACCGGTGGCGAGTGGGTTTCCTCGATCGAGGTGGAAGCCCTGATCGACGAAGTCCCCGGAGTGCAGGAAAGCGCTGTAATCGGGGTCAGGGATGAGACCTGGGGCGAACGGCCGCAGGCCTATGTGGTGGCAAAACCCGGGGCCGCCCTTGCCGCCGAAGACATCCGCCGGCAGTTGCTGCACTACGTCGAGGCTGGGCGAATCAGCAAGTTCGCGGTGCCCGAGGCCGATCGCATTCGCTTCGTCGCGGAAATCCCCAAGACCAGCGTCGGCAAGATCGACAAGAAGCTGCTGCGCGAACAAGAAGCCTAG